The following proteins are encoded in a genomic region of Magnolia sinica isolate HGM2019 chromosome 1, MsV1, whole genome shotgun sequence:
- the LOC131237383 gene encoding indole-3-acetic acid-amido synthetase GH3.6, which yields MPEAPNNPSTGHVDQIVHEKNKKALQFIEDVTTNADEIQERVLAEILSQSAHVEYLQRHGLDGRTDRESLKKLLPVVIYEDLHPDIQRIANGDTSPILCGQPISEFLTSSGTSGGERKLMPTIEEELERRSLLYSLLMPVMDQFVPGLEKGKGMYFLFVKSEAKTPGGLVARPVLTSYYKSRHFTDRSYDPYTAYTSPNETILCSDSYQSMYSQLLCGLCQNKEVLRVGAVFASGFIRAIRFLEKNWASLCNDIRTGTLDAQITDPSVREAVMKILKPDLKLAELIEKECSRASWQGIITRLWPNTKYIDVIVTGTMSQYIPTLDYYSNGLPLTCTMYASSECYFGLNLNPMCKPSEVSYTLIPTMAYFEFLPVHRNNGTTDSISVPKSLNEKEQRDLVDLVDVKLGQEYELVVTTYAGLYRYRVGDVLRVAGFKNKAPQFNFICRKNVVLSIDSDKTDEVELQNAVRNAVNHLEPFDASLIEYTSFADTSTIPGHYVLYWELLLGATPIPPSVFEDCCLAIEESLNSVYRQGRVSDKSIGPLEIKIVDVGTFDKLMDYALSRGASINQYKTPRCVKFEPIVELLNSRVLSNYFSPKCPKWVPGHKKWSTQN from the exons ATGCCAGAAGCTCCAAACAATCCATCAACGGGCCACGTCGATCAGATCGTCcatgaaaagaacaagaaggcCCTCCAATTCATCGAGGATGTGACGACGAACGCCGACGAGATCCAGGAGCGGGTGCTCGCCGAGATCCTCTCTCAGAGTGCCCACGTCGAGTACTTGCAGCGACATGGTCTTGATGGCCGTACAGACCGGGAGAGCTTGAAGAAGCTCCTCCCTGTCGTCATATACGAGGATCTGCATCCTGACATCCAGCGTATCGCCAATGGCGATACGTCGCCGATCCTCTGCGGGCAGCCCATTTCAGAATTCCTCACAAG CTCGGGAACTTCTGGCGGTGAGAGGAAGCTGATGCCGACGATCGAGGAAGAACTAGAGCGACGATCATTGCTCTATAGCCTTCTGATGCCTGTGATGGACCAATTCGTGCCAGGTTTAGAGAAAGGCAAAGGAATGTACTTTTTGTTTGTGAAATCTGAAGCTAAGACGCCTGGAGGATTAGTCGCCCGCCCTGTCCTAACCAGCTATTACAAAAGCCGGCATTTCACCGATAGGTCATACGACCCTTACACCGCCTACACTAGCCCTAATGAAACTATCCTTTGCTCAGATTCCTACCAAAGCATGTATTCTCAATTGCTTTGTGGGCTTTGCCAGAACAAAGAAGTCCTCCGAGTCGGGGCGGTCTTTGCCTCTGGTTTCATTCGTGCAATCCGGTTCCTCGAAAAGAATTGGGCTAGCCTTTGTAACGATATCCGAACTGGAACCTTAGATGCCCAAATCACTGACCCTTCAGTGAGAGAAGCCGTCATGAAAATTCTAAAACCAGACCTGAAACTTGCCGAATTGATCGAGAAAGAATGCAGTAGGGCATCCTGGCAAGGGATCATAACTCGATTGTGGCCCAACACAAAGTATATCGACGTGATCGTTACTGGGACCATGTCGCAGTACATCCCCACCCTTGATTACTATAGCAATGGCCTCCCACTAACGTGCACTATGTATGCGTCTTCTGAGTGTTACTTTGGGCTTAACCTTAATCCAATGTGTAAGCCGAGCGAGGTTTCATATACCCTCATTCCCACCATGGCCTACTTCGAGTTCTTGCCAGTGCACCGCAACAATGGGACCACTGATTCAATTTCAGTACCGAAATCATTGAATGAGAAGGAGCAAAGGGATTTGGTTGATCTTGTTGATGTTAAGCTCGGACAAGAGTATGAGCTCGTCGTCACGACGTATGCTG GACTTTATCGCTATCGAGTTGGAGATGTGCTCCGAGTCGCCGGATTCAAGAATAAGGCTCCCCAATTCAACTTCATATGCCGGAAGAACGTGGTTTTGAGCATCGATTCAGACAAGACCGATGAGGTCGAGCTGCAAAATGCTGTCAGGAATGCAGTGAACCATCTTGAGCCATTCGATGCATCTCTGATTGAGTACACTAGCTTTGCGGACACGTCGACCATACCgggccactatgttctctactggGAGCTCCTCCTTGGTGCAACACCGATCCCACCATCGGTATTCGAAGACTGTTGCCTCGCCATTGAAGAGTCCCTTAACAGCGTCTACCGACAGGGTCGTGTCTCCGACAAGTCGATCGGCCCACTGGAGATCAAGATTGTTGACGTAGGCACGTTCGACAAGCTCATGGACTATGCTTTGAGCCGCGGCGCATCGATCAACCAGTACAAGACGCCACGGTGTGTGAAATTTGAGCCCATTGTCGAGCTGCTGAATTCGCGGGTGCTTTCGAATTACTTTAGCCCAAAATGCCCGAAATGGGTCCCGGGACACAAGAAATGGAGCACCCAGAACTGA